In the genome of Blastopirellula marina, the window TTGACGCCTGGCGAGCAGCAGGAACAACGCGGCATCTACATGCTCGAGCCGTACGATCCGAAGAAAATCCCGGTGGTGATGGTGCATGGCTTGTGGTCCAGCCCCATGACCTGGCTCGAAATGTTCAACGACCTGCGTGCTCAGCCCGAGATTCGCAAAGATTACCAGTTCTGGTTCTATCTCTACCCGACAGGGCAACCATTCTGGATCTCAGCCACTCAGTTCCGATCCGACCTGGACGCCATGCGAGCAGACCTCGACCCGCAGCATGCGGCGATAGCACTCGATCAGATGGTGCTTGTCGGTCACAGCATGGGAGGGCTCGTCTCGCGCATGCAGACGATCGAAAGCCAGAACGACTTCTGGAACCTGGTTTCCGATCAACCACCGAGCCTGCTCAAAGGCAGCCCAGAAGACACCGAGGCGCTTAAGAGCGTGCTGTTCTTTGAACCCAGCACCTCGGTCCGCCGAGTGATTACCATGGGTACGCCGCACCGCGGAAGTGACTTTGCCAACTCGACCACACGCTGGCTGGGCAAGAACTTGATTGCACTTCCGAGCTTTGTCACGGGCAGCAGCAATCGGTTGATCGCCGAGAACCCTGGCTTCTTCCGCAATCGAGACCTGCTAGAAATCAGCACCAGCGTCGACTCGCTGGCCCCGGATTCGCCGGTATTGCCAGAGATTCTGGACGCCCCGAAAGCACCATGGGTCAAATACCATACGGTGATCGGCGTGGTCGATCAGGATACCTGGCTGGGGTATTTCTCAGGACGCAGCGATGGTGTCGTGAAGTACGAGAGTGCCCACTTGGACGAGGCCTTATCCGAGAAGATCGTTACTGCGGATCACAACACGGTCCATCGCAATCCAGAAAGCGTGATCGAAGTTCGACGGATCTTGCGAGAACATGTCGACCAGTTGAAAGCGGAATACTTCAGTTCGCTTCAGCAGCCGGCGATCGAACCCATCATGCACGATCCGGTGATGCCGGCAAATCACCTGGCCCCAGTTGAAAGAGTTGCCCCTGAGCAGCCCAATCCGCTACGGACCAGCATCTATACGACTCCCCCGTCGCCCAATTAAGCGTCTTCCAGGGGAGTCGTCTGCGTCCGCTTAACCTACCGAGTTAGCAGCGCGGGCAGCGAGAAAGTCACGCATGCTGGCGGCTCGCGGCGAATCGTTTCGCTTGACGTCGGTCGACTCTTGCTTCACGCGGAAGGAGAGGACGCGGTAGTCTTCCTGAGCCTGGCTACCAGCGGTCGCTGTTTCGATCTGATCGATCCGCGACACGGTTGACTGAGGCTCGACTTCGTCGGCAGCAGGAGCAGCTTCCTCTTCAGGTTCCAATTCGGCACGAACGATCTTCACGTCGTTGGGGGCTTCGATCCCAATACGAACCGTGTTTCCCTTCACCTTCAAGATGGTGATGGTGACGCCTTCGCCGATTTGGATTTGCTGCTGCTGCTTGCGAGTCAGAACTAACATGGGTTTACACTCCGTTGCAAAAAGGGGGAAATCCTTAAGTGGTTGTTTTGGTATCTCTGAGCAATTGCACAGACCGTGCCAAACTATGACCAAAAGACGCGATTTGGTCTTAAATGGTTCATTTCATTGGCTTTAGTGTAAATCTGTCCATTTGCCGAGCTGCCAAGTAGTGTACAAATTTCCAATGTTTTGGCAACTAGATTTGTCGAAATGACAATTTGGCAGAGGAAGAATTGCCAAAGTCCCCTCAGTTGGAATAGTGACCGTGGATAAGAACTGCTGGCAACCGTGCATTAACGCACAGTGAGGATGCGAGAGAAGATTTTGACCACCGATTACACAGATGGCCACGGAGAGGAAGAAGCGGTAACGAATAAGGATCCCTTACATAGGGTGTCCCAGGGCAATGGTCGCGGCTTCTTCTCATCCGTGACCATCGGTGGTTACTCTTCTTCCGTCCCCCCGGTCTTACTTAGAGAAGACCTTTTATAGCCCGCGCAGA includes:
- a CDS encoding esterase/lipase family protein; its protein translation is MIHPQHWFMPAIIGRGSRWETRWIVVLLLGISITSGCATQKWASVRKSPSNPLEGPLQLMSHTGPKVTDRTRQSLRVLGLERYADGSYEKGLAELAEIIEREPTPENLYTFAELSYIAATRADAMGKDATALELYAGSVSHAYYFLFECKEGVAADGYDPRFRQACDIYNKSLEGSLRLVKAQGRLKQGETYRIKTPNHVFHVSLDTVGRWKDTQFQDFKFTSDYQVEGLKNQHRQYGLGVPLIAECKDNPPKAPGSEYFPPNLTFALTAFLKVEHTPQIDPETNKKIHYCKILLYDPLEQPELEIHGREIPLEADISTPLAYLLDAGKVSQTYLATLGMLTPGEQQEQRGIYMLEPYDPKKIPVVMVHGLWSSPMTWLEMFNDLRAQPEIRKDYQFWFYLYPTGQPFWISATQFRSDLDAMRADLDPQHAAIALDQMVLVGHSMGGLVSRMQTIESQNDFWNLVSDQPPSLLKGSPEDTEALKSVLFFEPSTSVRRVITMGTPHRGSDFANSTTRWLGKNLIALPSFVTGSSNRLIAENPGFFRNRDLLEISTSVDSLAPDSPVLPEILDAPKAPWVKYHTVIGVVDQDTWLGYFSGRSDGVVKYESAHLDEALSEKIVTADHNTVHRNPESVIEVRRILREHVDQLKAEYFSSLQQPAIEPIMHDPVMPANHLAPVERVAPEQPNPLRTSIYTTPPSPN
- a CDS encoding carbon storage regulator yields the protein MLVLTRKQQQQIQIGEGVTITILKVKGNTVRIGIEAPNDVKIVRAELEPEEEAAPAADEVEPQSTVSRIDQIETATAGSQAQEDYRVLSFRVKQESTDVKRNDSPRAASMRDFLAARAANSVG